A genomic region of Stenotrophomonas sp. NA06056 contains the following coding sequences:
- a CDS encoding APH(6) family putative aminoglycoside O-phosphotransferase: MSEPYLSRWRLRRDGPAIRTPHARLWPVLTASGEAAMLKVSTETEEQNGHRLLRWWDGDGAARLLAHDGPAILIERAHGDSLRQRSIADEDDTCTTILCQVLQQLHRPRSAPPEDLVCLRRWFADLLQPRAALPPLLEQCRSLAMALLDSEQEIRPLHGDLHHDNVLDFGARGWLAIDPKRLLGDRAFDYTTLFSNPDLCGPGIHVATRPERFHARVEQVCRLADIERARLLRWIAASAGLSAVWFRDDGDPADIDEAVAVMALQALLAEA, translated from the coding sequence ATGAGCGAACCCTACCTGAGCCGCTGGCGATTGCGACGTGATGGTCCTGCGATCCGTACCCCCCATGCCCGGCTCTGGCCGGTGCTGACCGCCTCTGGCGAGGCAGCCATGTTGAAGGTGAGCACGGAGACAGAGGAACAGAACGGCCATCGCCTGCTGCGCTGGTGGGACGGTGACGGTGCCGCACGCCTGCTGGCCCACGACGGACCGGCGATCCTGATCGAACGCGCGCACGGCGATTCGCTGCGGCAACGCTCGATCGCGGACGAGGACGACACCTGCACCACAATCCTGTGTCAGGTCCTTCAGCAGCTGCACCGGCCACGGAGCGCGCCGCCAGAAGATCTGGTCTGCCTGCGTAGATGGTTCGCAGATCTGCTGCAACCAAGGGCAGCGCTGCCGCCATTGCTGGAACAGTGCAGATCGCTGGCGATGGCACTGCTGGACTCCGAGCAGGAGATACGGCCGCTGCATGGCGACCTGCACCACGACAACGTGCTGGATTTCGGCGCGCGGGGCTGGCTGGCGATCGATCCGAAGCGGTTGCTGGGTGACCGCGCGTTCGACTACACCACGCTGTTCAGCAACCCGGACCTGTGCGGGCCGGGCATCCACGTGGCGACGCGGCCCGAGCGCTTCCATGCCCGCGTGGAACAGGTCTGTCGGCTGGCCGATATCGAGCGCGCGCGGCTGCTGCGCTGGATCGCGGCCAGTGCAGGATTGTCGGCGGTGTGGTTCCGGGATGACGGCGACCCGGCCGACATCGATGAGGCGGTCGCCGTCATGGCCCTGCAGGCGCTGCTGGCGGAGGCCTGA
- the mnmA gene encoding tRNA 2-thiouridine(34) synthase MnmA → MSSPRVMVGVSGGVDSSVAAWRLVQQGEAVAGLFMQNWADDGSGDCRAEDDRRDAVAVCGLLGIPFHFRDFSNEYWQGVFEHFLAEYAAGRTPNPDVLCNREVKFKHFLDAARELGAERIATGHYARIAQRGHQWLLLRGADRSKDQSYFLHQLGQEQLAATLFPIGDLEKSDLRRIARDVSLPTHAKKDSTGICFIGERDFREFLGRYLPAKAGQILDPSDGSVIAEHPGVFYFTLGQREGLNIGGVRGRPAAPWYVVGKDVASNVLYVDQDRDSPWMLSNRLRSETAHWIAGAPPARRFECTAQTRYRQPDEPCTVDVLDDGSVQVSFARPQRAVTPGQSLVLYDGEVCLGGAVIAATDAPLEQRLRTTPSPFEVLAA, encoded by the coding sequence ATGAGCAGCCCACGGGTGATGGTTGGCGTGTCTGGCGGCGTGGATTCCTCCGTGGCGGCCTGGCGCCTGGTACAGCAGGGCGAGGCCGTGGCCGGTCTGTTCATGCAGAACTGGGCCGACGATGGCAGCGGCGACTGCCGCGCCGAGGACGACCGCCGCGATGCGGTGGCCGTCTGCGGGCTGCTGGGCATCCCGTTCCATTTCCGCGATTTTTCCAACGAGTACTGGCAGGGGGTGTTCGAACACTTCCTTGCCGAGTACGCCGCCGGGCGCACGCCCAACCCGGACGTGCTGTGCAACCGCGAAGTGAAGTTCAAGCACTTCCTTGATGCGGCCCGCGAGCTGGGCGCCGAGCGCATCGCCACCGGCCACTACGCGCGCATTGCCCAGCGCGGCCACCAGTGGCTGCTGCTGCGCGGTGCCGACCGCTCCAAGGACCAGAGCTACTTCCTGCACCAGCTGGGGCAGGAGCAACTGGCCGCCACGCTGTTCCCGATTGGCGACCTGGAAAAGAGCGACCTGCGCCGCATTGCCCGCGACGTCAGCCTGCCGACCCACGCCAAGAAGGACTCCACCGGCATCTGCTTCATCGGCGAGCGCGATTTCCGCGAGTTCCTCGGACGCTACCTGCCGGCCAAGGCCGGGCAGATCCTCGACCCCAGCGATGGCAGCGTGATCGCCGAACATCCTGGCGTCTTCTATTTCACCCTGGGCCAACGCGAAGGCCTGAACATCGGCGGCGTGCGCGGCCGCCCTGCCGCTCCGTGGTATGTGGTTGGCAAGGACGTGGCCAGCAATGTGCTGTACGTGGACCAGGACCGTGACAGCCCCTGGATGCTGTCCAACCGGCTGCGCTCGGAGACCGCCCACTGGATTGCCGGCGCGCCGCCGGCCCGGCGTTTCGAATGCACCGCGCAGACCCGCTACCGCCAGCCGGATGAGCCGTGCACGGTGGACGTGCTGGACGACGGCAGCGTGCAGGTTTCCTTCGCCCGGCCGCAGCGTGCAGTCACCCCTGGGCAATCACTGGTGCTGTATGACGGTGAGGTCTGCCTGGGTGGCGCGGTGATCGCCGCCACCGACGCGCCACTGGAACAGCGCCTGCGCACCACCCCTTCTCCTTTTGAGGTACTCGCTGCATGA
- the clpS gene encoding ATP-dependent Clp protease adapter ClpS: MPRESAPDSHHEHGVAVEPARPEVAPPPFYQVMLLNDDYSPMDFVVDVLQQFFNMDLDKATQVMLHVHTRGRGVCGVFTREVAETKVAQVNEYARMNQHPLLCTMEKA; encoded by the coding sequence ATGCCTCGCGAGTCCGCCCCCGATTCCCACCACGAGCACGGCGTTGCCGTGGAGCCCGCGCGCCCGGAAGTGGCGCCGCCGCCGTTCTATCAGGTCATGCTGCTCAATGACGACTACTCCCCGATGGATTTCGTCGTGGACGTCCTGCAGCAGTTCTTCAACATGGACCTGGACAAGGCCACCCAGGTGATGCTGCATGTCCACACCCGTGGCCGTGGCGTCTGCGGCGTGTTCACCCGCGAAGTGGCTGAAACCAAGGTGGCCCAGGTCAACGAATACGCGCGGATGAACCAGCATCCGCTGCTGTGCACGATGGAAAAGGCCTGA
- the trxB gene encoding thioredoxin-disulfide reductase codes for MSTSLPSRHQRLVILGSGPAGWTAAVYAARANLKPVVITGLQQGGQLMTTTEVDNWPGDAHGLMGPDLMARMQAHAERFETEVIFDHIHTADLSQRPFKLIGDSHEYTCDALIISTGATAKYLGIPTEDEFKGRGVSACATCDGFFYRDQDVVVVGGGNTAVEEALYLSNIARKVYLVHRRDTLKAEKIMQDKLFAKVAAGKIETVWHHQVEEVLGNEAGVTGVRVKSTLDGSTRDIDAHGFFVAIGHHPNTQLFDGQLTMNNGYLEIRSGLGGNATQTSVEGVFAAGDVADQHYRQAITSAGFGCMAALDAERYLDAQGKAS; via the coding sequence ATGAGCACCAGCCTGCCCTCCCGCCACCAGCGTCTTGTCATCCTCGGTTCCGGCCCGGCCGGTTGGACCGCTGCCGTCTACGCTGCCCGCGCCAACCTGAAGCCGGTCGTCATCACCGGCCTGCAGCAGGGTGGCCAGCTGATGACCACCACCGAAGTGGACAACTGGCCGGGTGACGCCCACGGCCTGATGGGCCCGGACCTGATGGCGCGCATGCAGGCCCACGCCGAGCGCTTCGAGACCGAGGTCATCTTCGACCACATCCATACCGCGGACCTGTCGCAGCGCCCGTTCAAGCTGATCGGCGACAGCCACGAGTACACCTGTGACGCCCTGATCATCTCCACCGGCGCGACCGCCAAGTACCTGGGCATCCCGACCGAAGACGAGTTCAAGGGCCGCGGCGTGTCTGCCTGCGCCACCTGCGACGGCTTCTTCTACCGTGACCAGGACGTGGTCGTGGTCGGCGGCGGCAACACCGCCGTGGAAGAAGCGCTGTACCTGTCCAACATCGCCCGCAAGGTCTACCTGGTCCACCGCCGCGACACCCTGAAGGCGGAAAAGATCATGCAGGACAAGCTGTTCGCCAAGGTCGCAGCCGGCAAGATCGAAACCGTCTGGCACCACCAGGTGGAGGAAGTGCTGGGCAACGAGGCCGGCGTCACCGGCGTGCGCGTGAAGTCGACCCTGGACGGCAGCACCCGCGACATCGACGCCCACGGCTTCTTCGTGGCCATCGGCCACCACCCGAACACCCAACTGTTCGACGGCCAGCTGACCATGAACAACGGCTACCTGGAAATCCGTTCGGGCTTGGGCGGCAACGCTACCCAGACCTCGGTGGAAGGCGTGTTCGCCGCCGGCGACGTGGCCGACCAGCACTACCGCCAGGCGATCACCTCGGCCGGCTTCGGCTGCATGGCCGCACTGGACGCCGAGCGCTACCTGGATGCACAGGGCAAGGCCAGCTGA
- the clpA gene encoding ATP-dependent Clp protease ATP-binding subunit ClpA, whose product MFSKDLEHTIGQCYKRAREARHEFMTVEHLLLALLDNPSAQAVLKACGADADRLRQELEQAIEASVSRLAEDDGRDTQPTLGFQRVLQRAVYHVQSSGKKEVTGANVLVAIFGEKDSHAVYYLNQQDVTRLDVVNYLSHGIAKLGEEGEQPSSSEGDGRMEGGEGEPKGDALTEFASNLNEQARAGRIDPLVGRADEIERTIQVLCRRRKNNPLYVGEAGVGKTAIAEGLARRIVEGSVPDVLADAVIYSLDLGALVAGTKYRGDFEKRLKGVLTALKKVPNAVLFIDEIHTIIGAGSASGGTMDASNLIKPALASGELRCIGSTTFQEYRGIFEKDRALARRFQKIDIVEPTVGETYEILQGLKSKYEAHHGVTYADEALQAAVDLSVKHIADRLLPDKAIDVIDEAGARQRLLPEGQRKELIDVEEVEAIVAKMARIPAKQVSATDKDVLQHLERNLKMVIFGQDPAIGTLASAIKLARSGLGNPEKPIGNFLFAGPTGVGKTEVTKQLALQLGIELVRFDMSEYMEPHSISRLIGAPPGYVGFDQGGLLTEKIVKTPHCVLLLDEIEKAHPDIFNILLQVMDRGVLTDTNGREANFKNVVLVMTTNAGAAQASRRSIGFTKQDHATDAMETIRRAFSPEFRNRLDAVVQFQPLGFEHILRVVDKFLIELEMLLQEKHVSLSATPTARDWLAHHGFDPLMGARPMARVLQDKVKRPLADELLFGKLVNGGKVSIDVRDDELVVEAQAEPERLLPATVE is encoded by the coding sequence ATGTTCAGCAAAGACCTCGAACACACCATCGGCCAGTGCTACAAGCGCGCCCGTGAGGCCCGACATGAGTTCATGACGGTCGAACACCTGCTGTTGGCACTGCTCGACAACCCGTCCGCCCAGGCCGTCCTGAAGGCGTGTGGCGCCGATGCCGACCGCCTGCGCCAGGAGCTGGAGCAGGCCATCGAGGCCTCCGTGTCCCGCCTGGCCGAAGATGACGGCCGCGATACCCAGCCGACGCTGGGCTTCCAGCGCGTGCTGCAGCGGGCCGTGTACCACGTGCAGTCCTCCGGCAAGAAGGAGGTCACCGGCGCCAACGTGCTGGTCGCCATCTTCGGCGAAAAGGACTCCCACGCCGTCTATTACCTCAACCAGCAGGATGTCACCCGGCTGGATGTGGTCAATTACCTGTCCCACGGCATCGCCAAGCTGGGCGAGGAGGGCGAGCAGCCGTCCTCGTCCGAGGGTGACGGCCGCATGGAAGGGGGCGAGGGCGAGCCCAAGGGCGATGCGCTGACCGAGTTCGCGAGCAACCTCAACGAACAGGCCCGTGCCGGTCGCATCGACCCGCTGGTCGGCCGTGCCGACGAGATCGAACGCACCATCCAGGTCCTGTGCCGCCGCCGCAAGAACAACCCGCTGTACGTGGGCGAGGCCGGCGTCGGCAAGACGGCCATTGCCGAAGGCCTGGCCCGGCGCATCGTCGAAGGCTCGGTGCCGGACGTGCTGGCCGATGCGGTCATCTATTCGCTCGACCTGGGTGCGCTGGTGGCTGGTACCAAATACCGTGGCGACTTCGAAAAGCGCCTGAAGGGTGTGCTGACCGCGCTGAAGAAGGTGCCCAATGCGGTGCTGTTCATCGACGAGATCCACACCATCATCGGCGCCGGTTCCGCGTCGGGCGGCACCATGGATGCCTCCAACCTGATCAAGCCGGCACTGGCGTCGGGCGAGCTGCGCTGCATCGGCTCGACCACCTTCCAGGAATACCGCGGCATCTTCGAGAAGGACCGGGCGCTGGCCCGCCGCTTCCAGAAGATCGACATCGTCGAGCCGACCGTGGGCGAGACCTACGAGATCCTGCAGGGCCTGAAGTCCAAGTACGAAGCCCACCACGGCGTTACCTACGCCGACGAGGCGCTGCAGGCTGCCGTCGACCTGTCGGTCAAGCACATTGCCGACCGCCTGCTGCCGGACAAGGCCATCGACGTGATCGATGAGGCCGGCGCCCGCCAGCGCCTGCTGCCGGAAGGCCAGCGCAAGGAGCTGATCGACGTCGAAGAGGTCGAGGCCATCGTCGCCAAGATGGCGCGCATCCCGGCCAAGCAGGTCAGCGCCACCGACAAGGATGTGCTGCAGCACCTGGAGCGCAACCTGAAGATGGTGATCTTCGGCCAGGACCCGGCCATTGGCACCCTGGCCTCGGCGATCAAGCTGGCCCGTTCGGGCCTGGGCAATCCGGAAAAGCCGATCGGCAACTTCCTGTTCGCCGGCCCCACAGGCGTGGGCAAGACCGAGGTGACCAAGCAGCTGGCGCTGCAGCTGGGCATCGAGCTGGTCCGTTTCGACATGTCCGAGTATATGGAGCCGCATTCGATCAGCCGCTTGATCGGCGCCCCTCCGGGCTACGTCGGCTTCGATCAGGGCGGCCTGCTGACCGAGAAGATCGTCAAGACGCCGCACTGCGTGCTGCTGCTGGACGAAATCGAGAAGGCGCACCCGGACATCTTCAACATCCTGCTGCAGGTGATGGACCGCGGCGTGCTGACCGACACCAACGGTCGTGAAGCCAACTTCAAGAACGTGGTGCTGGTGATGACCACCAATGCCGGCGCAGCGCAGGCGTCGCGGCGCTCGATCGGTTTCACCAAGCAGGACCACGCCACCGATGCGATGGAGACCATCCGTCGTGCGTTCTCCCCGGAGTTCCGCAACCGCCTCGATGCGGTAGTGCAGTTCCAGCCGCTGGGCTTCGAGCACATCCTGCGCGTGGTGGACAAGTTCCTGATCGAGCTGGAAATGCTGCTGCAGGAGAAGCATGTCAGCCTGTCGGCCACGCCGACCGCGCGCGACTGGCTGGCCCACCATGGTTTCGACCCGCTGATGGGCGCCCGCCCGATGGCGCGGGTGCTGCAGGACAAGGTCAAGCGCCCGCTGGCCGACGAGTTGCTGTTCGGCAAGCTGGTCAACGGCGGCAAGGTCAGCATCGACGTGCGCGACGACGAGCTGGTGGTCGAAGCGCAGGCCGAGCCGGAGCGGTTGTTGCCGGCCACCGTGGAGTAA
- a CDS encoding GNAT family N-acetyltransferase produces MPSARFLDSLQSISATDWDALHDGRNPFVSHAFLYGLETHGCLREDWGWQPQHFTLWEGDTLVGAIPGYLKTNSHGEFVFDHAWANAYARHGRDYYPKWLGAVPYSPVTGPRLLARDESRRPALLAELHDQLPALDVSSAHINFHTAADETAFGDDWLLREDIQFQWQNPGDWSTFEQFLGAMNHKHRKNIRQERAKVTRQGITFRVVHGDEASRVDLQAMYRFYLQTFLEYGNAPALTEAFLRHLAISLGRGLVLFLAEQDGEPIAGALCLRGGDTLYGRYWGGATLPGLHFEACYYQGIEYCLREGLARFEPGAQGEHKLARGFLPTLVRSRHWMTDKDFAEALQDWCRQERRDVRRYQQELQGHGPFRAEP; encoded by the coding sequence ATGCCCTCCGCCCGCTTCCTCGACTCCCTGCAGTCCATTTCCGCCACCGACTGGGATGCCCTGCACGACGGCCGCAACCCGTTCGTCAGCCATGCCTTCCTGTACGGCCTGGAAACCCATGGCTGCCTGCGCGAGGACTGGGGCTGGCAACCTCAGCACTTCACTCTGTGGGAAGGCGACACCCTGGTCGGCGCCATTCCCGGCTACCTGAAGACCAACTCGCACGGCGAGTTCGTGTTCGACCACGCCTGGGCCAATGCCTATGCGCGCCACGGGCGCGACTACTACCCGAAGTGGCTCGGCGCGGTGCCGTACTCGCCGGTGACCGGCCCGCGTCTGCTGGCCCGCGATGAATCGCGGCGCCCTGCCTTGCTGGCTGAGCTGCACGACCAGTTGCCCGCACTCGATGTGTCGTCAGCACACATCAATTTCCACACGGCGGCTGACGAAACCGCCTTCGGCGATGACTGGCTGCTGCGTGAGGACATCCAGTTCCAATGGCAGAACCCGGGCGACTGGAGCACGTTCGAGCAGTTCCTTGGCGCGATGAACCACAAGCACCGCAAGAACATCCGCCAGGAGCGGGCCAAGGTCACCCGCCAAGGCATCACTTTCCGGGTGGTGCACGGTGACGAAGCCAGTCGCGTCGATCTGCAGGCGATGTACCGCTTCTACCTGCAGACCTTCCTGGAATACGGCAATGCGCCAGCGCTGACCGAGGCGTTCCTGCGCCACCTGGCGATTTCGCTTGGCCGCGGGCTGGTGCTGTTTCTGGCCGAACAGGATGGCGAGCCTATCGCTGGCGCGTTGTGTCTGCGCGGTGGCGACACGCTGTACGGCCGCTACTGGGGCGGCGCCACCCTGCCCGGCCTGCACTTCGAGGCCTGCTACTACCAGGGCATCGAGTACTGTCTGCGCGAGGGCCTGGCGCGCTTCGAACCCGGCGCACAAGGTGAGCACAAGCTGGCACGCGGTTTTTTGCCGACGCTCGTGCGAAGCAGGCACTGGATGACTGACAAGGACTTCGCAGAAGCGCTGCAGGACTGGTGCCGGCAGGAGCGGCGGGATGTGCGGCGCTACCAGCAGGAGCTGCAGGGGCATGGGCCGTTCCGCGCGGAACCGTAG
- the infA gene encoding translation initiation factor IF-1 — protein MSKDDSIEFEGTVSETLPNTTFRVRLENGHEIIAHISGRMRKNYIRILTGDRVKVEMTPYDLTKGRITYRMK, from the coding sequence ATGTCGAAAGACGATTCCATCGAGTTCGAGGGCACCGTCAGCGAGACGCTGCCGAACACCACTTTCCGCGTTCGTCTGGAAAATGGGCACGAAATCATCGCCCACATATCCGGCCGCATGCGCAAGAACTACATCCGCATCCTCACCGGTGACCGGGTCAAGGTTGAAATGACCCCGTACGACCTGACCAAGGGTCGTATCACCTACCGAATGAAGTAA
- the aat gene encoding leucyl/phenylalanyl-tRNA--protein transferase, whose translation MTRQLPWRLADAPDAPFPPAETALRQPDGLLAVGGDLHPLRLLNAYAGGIFPWFSEGEPILWWSPDPRMVFRTDGVHLSSRFRRQLRGSNWHVTADTAFSQVMLACASAPRPGQDGTWISPAMVDAYSQLHDLGFAHSFEVWDRQTLVGGIYGVAIGAMFFGESMFSGASGGSKVALAALASTLRGWGWTLIDAQVENPHLLRMGAEHLPRAAFLAQVRSAVQAPGQEGAWTRLIGRVSAADFAGE comes from the coding sequence ATGACCCGCCAGCTGCCCTGGCGCCTGGCCGATGCGCCGGACGCCCCCTTCCCTCCGGCCGAGACCGCACTGCGCCAGCCCGATGGCCTGCTGGCGGTGGGCGGCGACCTGCATCCGCTGCGCCTGCTCAATGCCTATGCCGGCGGCATCTTTCCGTGGTTCAGCGAGGGCGAGCCGATCCTGTGGTGGTCGCCGGACCCACGCATGGTGTTCCGCACCGATGGCGTGCACCTGAGCAGCAGGTTCCGCCGGCAACTGCGCGGCAGCAATTGGCACGTGACCGCCGATACCGCCTTCAGCCAGGTGATGCTTGCCTGCGCCAGCGCGCCCCGCCCCGGCCAGGACGGCACCTGGATCAGCCCGGCGATGGTGGATGCCTACAGTCAGCTGCACGACCTGGGTTTCGCGCATTCCTTCGAAGTGTGGGACCGGCAGACGCTGGTCGGCGGCATCTATGGCGTGGCCATCGGCGCGATGTTCTTCGGCGAAAGCATGTTCAGCGGTGCCAGCGGCGGCTCCAAGGTGGCGCTGGCTGCACTTGCATCAACACTGCGCGGCTGGGGCTGGACGCTGATTGATGCGCAGGTGGAGAATCCGCACCTGCTGCGCATGGGCGCCGAGCACCTGCCGCGTGCCGCATTTCTGGCGCAGGTCCGCAGTGCGGTGCAGGCGCCGGGCCAGGAAGGCGCCTGGACCCGGCTGATCGGGCGAGTGTCGGCAGCGGATTTTGCCGGGGAATAA
- the hflD gene encoding high frequency lysogenization protein HflD: MSFTVDDRVLALAGIAQALQQVRRIADTGHSDAAAVRTAVDSVFRIDASSPQAVFGDRHALKSGLRLLHNHFRNQGQDPILPKLALSVLQLERRFVQDGATVNKVASGIERAQRQATELGDSGHPDVLAALGGLYADTISHLKPRVMVQGNPHYLGQAGVVAEIRALLLAAVRAAVLWRQLGGSYWDFLLSRKAMVEAVDRQLA; the protein is encoded by the coding sequence ATGAGTTTCACTGTCGACGACCGCGTTCTGGCTTTGGCCGGCATTGCCCAGGCCCTGCAGCAGGTACGCCGTATCGCCGATACCGGCCATTCCGACGCCGCTGCCGTGCGCACCGCCGTGGACAGCGTGTTCCGCATCGATGCGTCCTCGCCGCAGGCGGTGTTCGGTGATCGGCACGCCCTGAAATCCGGCCTGCGCCTGCTGCACAACCATTTCCGCAACCAGGGCCAGGATCCGATCCTGCCCAAGCTGGCCCTGTCGGTGCTGCAGCTGGAACGCCGATTCGTGCAGGACGGGGCCACCGTGAACAAGGTCGCCTCGGGCATCGAGCGCGCCCAGCGCCAGGCCACCGAGCTGGGCGACAGCGGCCACCCTGATGTACTGGCCGCTTTGGGCGGCCTGTATGCAGACACCATCAGCCACCTCAAGCCGCGGGTCATGGTGCAGGGCAACCCGCACTACCTGGGCCAGGCCGGCGTGGTGGCCGAGATCCGTGCACTGCTGCTGGCCGCCGTGCGCGCCGCCGTACTGTGGCGGCAGCTGGGTGGCAGCTACTGGGACTTCCTGCTCAGCCGCAAGGCCATGGTCGAGGCCGTGGACCGGCAGCTGGCCTGA
- a CDS encoding methyl-accepting chemotaxis protein, with amino-acid sequence MYSRIFIRLAAPLALTLLLPFAIGFEWPVALRWAILTTMTLSWLGFAWWTARAQAHRSPEHARVMREQDQLLTELRSFVGNEIDGSRGEVERARDLIRQAVSSLGGSFDAMNRKSRQQSQALSRIVDRAGDEGGAGLDVARFAQHASHRMEQLVEALEQVSGQSSTTVQHIDQMAQHLDGIFALLEDVKSIADQTNLLALNAAIEAARAGEAGRGFAVVADEVRNLSERSTTFNEQIRKLAHSSKDAIAKVRETVSHMASRDMDRSREARQEAAAMLDNVAQINASLGDGMREVSDCARSIDGSVAEAVRALQFEDIATQALGGVHTHLDRLTAINREAVALQELLHRNGGVFDEEIASALQRTGSRLRELRSEWERPPHKPVAQQSMGAGTVELF; translated from the coding sequence ATGTACTCACGCATTTTCATCCGTCTGGCCGCCCCCCTGGCCCTGACCCTGCTGCTCCCCTTCGCCATCGGTTTCGAATGGCCGGTCGCCCTGCGTTGGGCGATCCTGACCACGATGACGCTGAGCTGGCTCGGCTTTGCGTGGTGGACCGCCCGCGCCCAGGCGCACCGTTCCCCCGAACATGCCCGTGTCATGCGTGAGCAGGACCAGCTGCTGACCGAGCTGCGCAGCTTCGTCGGCAACGAAATCGACGGTTCGCGCGGCGAAGTGGAACGCGCCCGTGACCTGATCCGCCAGGCCGTTTCCAGCCTCGGCGGCAGCTTCGACGCCATGAACCGCAAATCGCGCCAGCAGAGCCAGGCGCTGTCACGCATCGTCGACCGTGCCGGTGACGAAGGCGGTGCCGGCCTCGACGTTGCCCGTTTCGCCCAGCACGCCAGCCACCGCATGGAACAGCTGGTGGAAGCGCTGGAACAGGTGAGCGGCCAGAGCAGCACCACCGTGCAGCACATCGACCAGATGGCGCAGCACCTGGATGGCATCTTCGCCCTGCTGGAAGACGTCAAGTCGATTGCAGACCAGACCAACCTGCTGGCCCTGAACGCCGCCATTGAAGCCGCGCGCGCCGGTGAAGCCGGTCGTGGTTTCGCCGTGGTTGCCGACGAAGTCCGCAACCTTTCCGAGCGCTCGACCACCTTCAACGAACAGATCCGCAAGCTGGCGCACAGCTCCAAGGACGCCATCGCCAAGGTGCGCGAGACGGTTTCGCACATGGCCTCGCGCGATATGGACCGCTCCCGTGAAGCGCGTCAGGAAGCCGCGGCGATGCTGGACAACGTGGCGCAGATCAATGCGTCGTTGGGTGACGGCATGCGCGAAGTGTCCGATTGCGCGCGTTCGATCGACGGCAGCGTGGCCGAAGCCGTGCGCGCCCTGCAGTTCGAGGACATCGCCACCCAGGCGCTGGGCGGCGTGCATACCCACCTGGATCGCCTGACCGCGATCAACCGCGAAGCGGTGGCCCTGCAGGAACTGCTGCACCGCAACGGCGGCGTGTTCGACGAGGAAATCGCCTCTGCCCTGCAGCGCACTGGCAGCCGCCTGCGCGAACTGCGCAGCGAATGGGAACGCCCGCCGCACAAGCCGGTTGCCCAGCAGAGCATGGGCGCCGGTACGGTCGAGCTGTTCTGA
- a CDS encoding NUDIX hydrolase codes for MNTSPDPRWAPHATVATVVVDGGRVLLVEETIEGRQVLNQPAGHLEPGESLAEAALRETVEETGWTVELTAFIGCYQWTAADGTPFLRFCYAARPLSHDPARPLDTGIDRALWMTPDELQAATGRQRSPLVWQVLADYLAGQRYPLALVREVA; via the coding sequence TTGAACACCTCGCCGGACCCGCGCTGGGCACCGCATGCAACCGTCGCCACCGTGGTGGTCGACGGCGGCCGGGTGCTGCTGGTCGAAGAGACCATCGAGGGCCGGCAGGTGCTGAACCAGCCGGCCGGGCACCTGGAGCCCGGCGAAAGCCTGGCAGAGGCCGCCCTGCGCGAGACCGTCGAGGAGACCGGCTGGACGGTGGAACTGACCGCTTTCATCGGCTGCTACCAGTGGACTGCCGCTGACGGCACCCCGTTCCTGCGCTTCTGCTATGCCGCGCGCCCGCTCTCGCACGACCCGGCGCGGCCACTGGATACCGGCATCGATCGGGCGCTGTGGATGACCCCGGACGAACTGCAGGCCGCCACCGGACGCCAGCGCAGCCCGCTGGTCTGGCAGGTGCTGGCCGACTACCTGGCCGGCCAGCGCTACCCGCTTGCACTGGTCCGGGAGGTCGCATGA